The genomic DNA GAGATTGTGATTCATCAGCTTGAGTCAAATTTTCTTCTACAACAAGAGATGATTCTTCAACTGTTAGTTCTGATAATACAGTATCTAAATCCGCAACTATGTCCGATTCCGGAATTTTTGTAGTCTGCTGGGAAACTACTTCCTCCGCACTGGGAGCAACTGTTTTTTCTTCTGTACCAACATCTACCCCAAAAACAAAAGGTGGAGCATCTGGAGAATGTTCTTGTAAGTATTGACGCAAATTATTTAAGAAATTTGTCATCAACTGTTCACCTTGCATCTCCTGACTGTGCATTCTAGTCAGTGCTTGGGATAAAGACTGATAATAAGTATTAATGTTACGTTCTAATGCTTGAAATACAACATTAACAGTTCCATCCAATGATAGTAAACGTTGATCTAAATCTCTAGCCAGAACATTTAACTTTTCTAGTCCCTGAGTTGATTCTAAAACTGATTGAATATTAGAAGATATATTAACTTCTTGACTATTCTCTCTGTTAATCAAACCAGAGGAACTAGGTGCATTTTGTGACAAATACGGGATTAAATTTGGCACCAAACGATTCGTCAGAACTTGTATAAACTCGTTAATTATTTGTTCTTGGTTAGCTAACTGTTGCGTTAAAGAATAATTTTGGAGTCGTTTTTGTTCTAATTGCCTAATTTCTTGAACTAGAGCAGTTCTTTCTTCTAATAAACCTGAGACTTCTGTCTGTAATGGTTGAATTATTACTGATATTTGCTCTTTTAATTGTTCTATATTGAGGTTTAACTGTTCTTGTAAATAATTATCAGCAACAGTTTTGTTTTGTTCTTGCTCTACATATCGCGTAATCAATGATGATAGTGGTGGTGTCTGTGACTGCTCAGGATTAGTCACCTCCGGTATTGGTTCTGGTGTTTCACTTTGATCAATTGATACCAAAAACGCACGTACTCGCTGTAAAACATTCTTGTCATCTTCTCCCTGACCAGATAGTAGTTTGGACAGGGGATTGCTACTATTGACAAGCAACTGGTCAATATCTGCAATCAGTTTGTTAATTTCATCTTTATTGAAAGTCACTTGATAAGTACCTTAGCTAGAAATGTACTGAGATGTTTATTGTATTTAAAATCATGGAGATTGAGTAAGACATAAAATTGTTTACTCACACCTCTGGGGGTTATTCGTAGCTAGATTAGTGATTTTCTAACTACCGAACCCGTGACTCACACTTAATTAAAATACTTCCCAAATCATGTTTCTGGTAATTATGTCGAAATTTACATATAAAATACCATCATCATCGGTGGTGAGGCATGGGTAAAAAGCCATGTCCGATGCCCAAGGTGGTAAGGGACTATCCCTGTTAAACATTGAAGGAGTAGGTTTACCACCACTTTTAATAAAGACACCAATACCCATGGAAAGACCCATAAATATCTTTAAGTATTTTTCTAGAACACTAAAGGGTTGCCCGGATACCACAAACAAGGTAAACATAATTCTTTTACCCTGGCTGATGTACTTCACATTGACCACAACTAAATTAGAGTAGCAATAATGAATGGCAGGGAGCATCCCAAATGTGCAAATTTATTTTGCTCTAACTAAGAAAAAGCCTCAAGGCTGGATATGATTGAACCGCAAAGGACGCAAAGTACACAAAGGGAAGAGATTTGTAGAGAGTTTTGGGAGTAGCTAAGTTTATTTTTTCAAAATTGGGATGCTCCCGAATGGCATAGCTCAAAACCCAAGAGCATTGACTAGTAAACTCAAATCTACTAATTATGTTATGAATTACTAGGAGATACAACTTAATCCAGAGGCTTCGCTATCTTTTGCATCGGTTTGCTGCCGTTTTGAGTTGGTTCAGGTGTAAAATCAAAACTTTAAGCTTGATTATGTGGTTATAGTCACAGGGAGGTAAAACAGGTGTAATTTATCAGTAAATAATAAGAGACTGTAAAGATGATTAAGAAAAAATTATATAACCCTATTCTTGTGTAACATAATTTAGTTTCCTGTTTGCGGTTAGTGGTAATTTTTCCAAATCTTAGGTTAAAAACACTGGAATTGTTTGTTCTATTAATAGCATTTAATAAATATGTCCTAATGGAAGATAGATATAACTCGCAGTCATCCGACCACAATTGGATCACTTCAGCACCCTTTTTCCAAGGTTTGCCTGAATCTACTGTACAAGTAACTCTTACTCATCTTGTTACCCGTAGCCACCCATCTAACCAAGTGATACTACTGGAAAATGACTGGGGTGGTTCAGTCTATTTTGTCGTAAATGGATGGGTTAAAATACGTACTTATAATTTAGAAGGAAAAGAAGTAACTCTAAATATCATTGGTAATGGCGAGTTATTTGGAGAAATGGCCGCTTTAGATGAAGTTCCCCGTTCTACTGATGTAATTACTCTGACACCAACAACTATTGGTAGTATGCCAGCCCAGGATTTTGTCAAATTGTTACAAATAGAACCTCTGGCTGGTGTAAGATTGGCGCAATTAATGGCCAGAAGATTAAGACAAGTCAACCGTCGTCTACGCTTACGAGAATCCGATAGTCAATCACGGGTGGCTGATACTTTATTGTTTTTGGCAGATGGTCAAGGTAAGAGAGGAGATACAGGAACGGAAATTCCTAACTTACCTCATCGTGAGTTAAGTAGTTTAAGTGGTTTAGCCAGGGAAACAGTGACTAGGGTACTGACAAAGCTGGAAAGAAAAGGCTTGATTATACGGGAACAAGATGTTATTTGCATTCCCGATGTGTCAGCTTTGGAAAAGACGATTATTTAAAAGTTGCCTGGGAAATGGTTGTGAAATTTTGTCGTGTCCTAACCATCTTTTCTGTAGCTATGTCAGTAAGCTGTTAGCATTTACTTCTAACAAATTACAAATTACTAATGAGTATTTTAAATTCTTCACCTGACGAACCGGAGGCAGATCCATCCCTAGAATCATCAAATGCCAGTCTTAGTAATAATTTAGAGCAACAACCGCTACAACGTCCCCAGGTTAAGGTTGATGCACCTCTGAGAATGGTAGAAACTGCTTTTTTGGCCAGCACTGCAAGTTTGATTTGGTTTATTAATTTCTATTTTCCTTTGGGTCCAGTCTTACGAATATTTTTCCCAGTCCCCATTGCTTTGGTTTATTTGCGTTGGGGTAAACGTGCTGCATGGATGTCTGCTGTTACTTCCGGGTTACTTTTGTCCGTTTTGATGGGGCCAGTTCGCAGTATGCTATTTGTGATGCCTTTTGCCTTGATGGGTGTGTTGTTGGGGGCAACTTGGCATCGGCGTGTACCTTGGATTGTTTCCATTACTTTAGGTACGCTGTTGGGTACTTTGGGTGTGTTTTTCCGGTTGTGGTTTTTGTCAATGTTGTCTGGTGAAGATTTGTGGGTATATGTGATTAACCAGGTAACAGAAATTATTGAATGGATTTTCTTAAAACTGCAAATATTGGCGACTCCTAGTGTATTTGCGATTCAGTTAGGAGCTATGCTGTTGATTGCTTTTAATAACTTAATTTATTTATTTGTGGTTCACCTGGCAGCGTGGTTACTTTTGGATCGTCTGGGAAATCCTATCCCCCGTCCTCCTCGTTGGGTACAGGTATTGATGGATTATGAATAGTGATTTGTGATTGGTGATTGGGGAAAAGTAACTAATGACTAATATTAAAATTTATACACAAATTGAACGGGGTGAGGCTTGGTTAAGACGTTATCGCGGTAGTTTCCCTGTGTTTGCTTGTGTTTTAGGTTTTACTGATACTTGTTTAATTCCTGGTATTTCTGCGGCTGGTTTAACTCCAGAGGATAGAAAATATACGGCTTGTGCTGATGCGGAATTTTTATATTATGGTGCAGGACATCAGGCGGTTTACCCTTTACCTCCTTTGACTGCTGGTGCTTCTCCGGTGGTAATTTCTCGCGCTGTGGTGGAAGAACTCAAAATACCTGTTTATTTATTTAATGCGGGTTTAAATTTAATTCCTGCTGTACCATTAATTGATCTGGGTGGGACGAAGGCTAGGTGTGTAAGTACGGGTACGGCGATGGCAATAGGCACTGTTAAACATTTGCTAGAACAGGGTTTGTTTTGGGGTTCTCAACTCAGTGCTGATATTACTGATGGATATTTGATTTTAAGTGAGTGTGTTGTTGGTGGTACTACCACGGCTTTGGCAATTTTGACTGGTTTGGGTATTGATGCTAACACTAGGGTTAACAGTAGTCATCCTGTTTGTAATCATGCCCAAAAGTGGAATGTTGTCCAAACAGGGTTAGGAAAATTTGAACATGACAATTTTACAGATCCTCTAGAACTGGTAGCTGCTGTGGGTGATCCTATGCAGGTGGTGGTGGCGGGAATGGCGATCGCCGCTAGTCGTAAATGTGGGGTTTTATTGGCTGGTGGTACACAAATGTTGGCTGTTTATGCTTTGCTACAAGCGATCGCTAAAACTTATTCTTTGTCTTGGCAACCAGAAGCAGTGGTTGTGGGTACAACCCGCTGGGTAACAGAGGACTCTACAGGGGCCACGGTTGACTTAGCTCTTAATCTAGGCACAAACAGCATGAATTTGGGTACGGAAATTCCGCCCCTAATAGCTACACAATTAAGTTTTGCTGATTCTCGCTATCCCCAACTCCAAGCTTATGAGCAGGGATTTGTTAAAGAAGGTGTTGGTGCTGGTGCTGCCTGTATAGCCGCCTATCTAAGTAAAAATTGGCAGCAAGAACAACTTTTAACAGCCATTGAATCTCAAATTGAGCAATTAATGAATTCTCTGCCGCATTAATTGTTCTTCTAAAGCAGCAATTCGATTATATGCGGCTGTTAATTGTGCCGTTAGTCTTTTGATTTGTAGTTCTGCTGTTATTTGCTTTCCGCCTGTTTGTTGATTATTTGGATAAATCCCATCAATTAACACATCCTTGTGTTCTAAATCAGAATTGAAACTTACTTGTTTTTTGAATTTGAAAGTTTCGACTTGATGTTTTTCTAGATAATTGTCTTCTATTTGCGTTTGCTCTAAAAAGCAATCTGATAACCCTTGAGACAGTTTTCTGTCTAGGCTCTCAATTACTTGATGTAGGGCATCTACTTTATCACTTAAAGTTAGTATCTGTTGCTGTAATGAATCCATTTAATACCTTTTAATACCTCATATTCCCAAATAATTTCTTTATGTTATTCAATTTACTGTCAATGTTAAAAATACTTATGATTTATTTAATCTTTTACATAAATCAAGTTTCTGCCACTTTCCCCGGACAGGAATAAAATTCTGTGTTTTTCTGAACTTTGTTTGCGCCTATGCTTAAAATTATGTTTATAGTTCTAAATTTAAAAATCAATGGATAGAAGGTCTTTTTTACTGGGTACAAGCGGAATCCTGGTGTCTCAAATACTCATAGGATGTAATAATCAGAACCAGAACCAACTAAAAATACAGTTATTAAAGGGTTCTATACCAGGTCAGGTAGTTAACCAATTTCGTAAAACTTTGGAGTCAGGGACAAAATTAAATTTCGTTCCCATTAATCAAATTAATATCGCCTTTAAACAATTACAAACTTGGCAACAACCAAAAGAACCAGGATGGGAGCGTTTTATTCCATTTCGACAAAATCAAAAAACCGCTCCATCTGATTTAGTGACGTTGGGAGATTATTGGCTAAAAGCAGCTATTGAACAAAAACTAATTCAGCCCTTAGAAACAGAAGAAATCAAACAATGGTCAGCATTAAATCAAAAATGGCAGCAACTGGTTAAACGGAATAATCAAGGTAATATAGACCCGAATGGTCAAGTATGGGCTGCACCTTATCGCTGGGGTAATACAGTCATTGTTTATAATCGGGAAAAGTTGCGAGAATTTGATTGGCAACCAACAGACTGGAGTGATTTATGGCGGGAAGAATTGCGATCGCGGATTTCCTTACTCAATCATCCTAGAGAAGTAATTGGTTTGGTTTTAAAAAAACTTGGAAAATCTTACAACACAGAAAATATTGCCAAAATAGCCAACTTAGAAACAGAATTACAAACCTTAAATCAACAAGTGAAATTCTATGATTCCACCACTTACCTAGAACCACTAATTATTGGCGATACTTGGTTAGCTGTAGGTTGGTCAAGTGATGTCATACCCTTACTCAGTCGTTATCCAAAACTGGGTGCAGTAATTCCCCAATCAGGAACAGCAATTTGGGCTGATTTATGGGTAAAACCAGCAGGGGTGAAAAAAAATGATTTACAATCTCGATGGATTAATTTTTGTTGGCAACCAGATATAGCTAAACAAATTATTAAATTTACAGAAACTAACTCACCAATCCCTACAAATATTGCTGATGCTGATATTTCAAAACCATTACAAAGACTGTTATTAAATAACCAGAATTTATTTAATAAAAGTGAGTTCTTACTACCATTATCACCGGATACAAATAAGCAGTATGAGACTTTATTTAAGCAGATGAAAAATGCCGCTTAAACCAAGCTGTTTCTCAATACAGCAGAATTCAGGAGTCAGGGGTGAAACTAGCTTGGTGTCTAAGTTTCAATTTTGATTCTGTACCTAATTGATCTGCAATTTGCTGTAAATTCCTAAAAATCTGATGTTTGGGTCAAACCTAACCGGCTTTGGAAATTCATTTTAATATTACATAAATCTGGTTTAACATCTAGATTACAGGTATATGTTGCTAACAGTTCCTGTTGATAATTAAAAACTCGAATGTTATAACCAAACCCTCTGGCAATTGTACCTACCTTATTCACAAATTTGTAGCGTTCTAAATAATCTAACAAACTCCAAATTTGTTGATTGACAATCAAATCTACACGGGCTGATTCACTGACAGAAGCAGGATATGCTATCCAATTATCTAAAAGTTTATTTTCTGATATTTGTTTGGCCCACCATAAACTAGGAATTGTTAAACCTTGGGAAGCGATGGTATCAGCTGTGATTACAGAACCGTTAGGTTCATTTAATAAACTTAATTCTAAGGGAGCATTGGAGGCCAGAGGTATGTTTTCAGCCTGTGATGAATAAATTGGTAAAATTGCCAAGGTAGTCAAGCTGAAGCTAAATATTCTCAATATGAGTGATAGTGATTTTTGATGGGTAACAAAGTTGAATTTCAGCATAATTTAGGTTGAATGGAAAATAACTAGAAAAATTTTAGTTTTAATAGGTAAAAAGAAAAAATGGTTTTGGGGGTTTTGATGATTTTACTTTTTTTTACATAGGTTTTTCACACTGACGTACTTACTTAATCAATAAACATAGAAACATTACCGTGTTATTGACAATATCTAAAATTTCCAACTTTATCTTGATACTGCTAAACTGGTTGAGAATCCCAACAGTCAATAATTATGCTAAAGCGTTCCAAGTTCGAGACAACCCAGTCTCAAATTATGCACCGTGCAGAGGATCTGATCAGCGCAGCCTCAAATCGCTATCGGATTACTGTTCAAGTGGCCAACCGCGCCAAGCGTCGCCGTTATGAAGACTTTGAAAATAACGAAGATGCGATTATGAAACCTGTACTCAGAGCAATTATTGAAATGTCTGATGAACTAAATCAGCCGGAAATTATCGGGGAATTATAACTTTTGTGACGCTGGGAATTGGGTGTAAGTTTCCAGTTCCCAGTTTTTTGAGGTTAATAAAGATGAACAAGAAAAGAGCTTTATTTTTCAGTTTTAAATCAAAACCGATCATTGCCTTGATAATGATCATTATCGCAGTTTTGGGTTTGGGTGGCTCAAATTTTCTGAGTGT from Okeanomitos corallinicola TIOX110 includes the following:
- a CDS encoding extracellular solute-binding protein → MDRRSFLLGTSGILVSQILIGCNNQNQNQLKIQLLKGSIPGQVVNQFRKTLESGTKLNFVPINQINIAFKQLQTWQQPKEPGWERFIPFRQNQKTAPSDLVTLGDYWLKAAIEQKLIQPLETEEIKQWSALNQKWQQLVKRNNQGNIDPNGQVWAAPYRWGNTVIVYNREKLREFDWQPTDWSDLWREELRSRISLLNHPREVIGLVLKKLGKSYNTENIAKIANLETELQTLNQQVKFYDSTTYLEPLIIGDTWLAVGWSSDVIPLLSRYPKLGAVIPQSGTAIWADLWVKPAGVKKNDLQSRWINFCWQPDIAKQIIKFTETNSPIPTNIADADISKPLQRLLLNNQNLFNKSEFLLPLSPDTNKQYETLFKQMKNAA
- the cobT gene encoding nicotinate mononucleotide-dependent phosphoribosyltransferase CobT, which codes for MTNIKIYTQIERGEAWLRRYRGSFPVFACVLGFTDTCLIPGISAAGLTPEDRKYTACADAEFLYYGAGHQAVYPLPPLTAGASPVVISRAVVEELKIPVYLFNAGLNLIPAVPLIDLGGTKARCVSTGTAMAIGTVKHLLEQGLFWGSQLSADITDGYLILSECVVGGTTTALAILTGLGIDANTRVNSSHPVCNHAQKWNVVQTGLGKFEHDNFTDPLELVAAVGDPMQVVVAGMAIAASRKCGVLLAGGTQMLAVYALLQAIAKTYSLSWQPEAVVVGTTRWVTEDSTGATVDLALNLGTNSMNLGTEIPPLIATQLSFADSRYPQLQAYEQGFVKEGVGAGAACIAAYLSKNWQQEQLLTAIESQIEQLMNSLPH
- a CDS encoding Crp/Fnr family transcriptional regulator, producing MEDRYNSQSSDHNWITSAPFFQGLPESTVQVTLTHLVTRSHPSNQVILLENDWGGSVYFVVNGWVKIRTYNLEGKEVTLNIIGNGELFGEMAALDEVPRSTDVITLTPTTIGSMPAQDFVKLLQIEPLAGVRLAQLMARRLRQVNRRLRLRESDSQSRVADTLLFLADGQGKRGDTGTEIPNLPHRELSSLSGLARETVTRVLTKLERKGLIIREQDVICIPDVSALEKTII
- a CDS encoding DNA-directed RNA polymerase subunit omega, giving the protein MLKRSKFETTQSQIMHRAEDLISAASNRYRITVQVANRAKRRRYEDFENNEDAIMKPVLRAIIEMSDELNQPEIIGEL
- a CDS encoding DUF2232 domain-containing protein, producing MSILNSSPDEPEADPSLESSNASLSNNLEQQPLQRPQVKVDAPLRMVETAFLASTASLIWFINFYFPLGPVLRIFFPVPIALVYLRWGKRAAWMSAVTSGLLLSVLMGPVRSMLFVMPFALMGVLLGATWHRRVPWIVSITLGTLLGTLGVFFRLWFLSMLSGEDLWVYVINQVTEIIEWIFLKLQILATPSVFAIQLGAMLLIAFNNLIYLFVVHLAAWLLLDRLGNPIPRPPRWVQVLMDYE